One Pseudoliparis swirei isolate HS2019 ecotype Mariana Trench chromosome 4, NWPU_hadal_v1, whole genome shotgun sequence genomic window carries:
- the homer2 gene encoding homer protein homolog 2 isoform X5 produces MTFTKTSQKFGQWADSRANTVFGLGFASEQQLAKFSEKFQEVKEAAKLARDKSQDTVEMLSNHSQQESGRETPTTNQASSINGTDDEKISHVDPEAAVLQTENEHLKSAVEQSNTNTKKWETELQTLRENNASLVDALQESSANVESWKKQLGVCKEESDALREKIAELEAQCNEADQDKQKNSQMSVRVQELQTELHEKEQELENLRKQAEIIPQLMAECESITAKLQTAETRNKELEDRIEGLQLDIDDSQQKQGNMKGELKKFMDMLDGKIDELHEFRQGLSKLGVDN; encoded by the exons ATGACGTTCACCAAAACATCGCAGAAGTTTGGCCAGTGGGCGGACAGCAGGGCCAACACCGTGTTCGGACTGGGCTTCgcttcggagcagcagctggCCAAG TTTTCTGAGAAGTTCCAGGAGGTAAAAGAAGCGGCAAAGCTCGCAAGGGACAAATCTCAAGACACGGTGGAGATGTTGAGTAATCACTCCCAG CAGGAGTCTGGACGTGAGACACCGACAACTAACCAGGCGTCCAGCATTAATGGAACAGATGATGAGAAAATCTCTCATGTCGATCCGGAGGCTGCTGTGCTGCAAACTGAGAACGAACATCTCAAGAGTGCAGTAGAACAGAG CAACACCAACACCAAGAAGTGGGAAACAGAGCTGCAGACTTTAAGAGAAAATAATGCCAGTCTGGTGGACGCACTGCAGGAGTCCTCGGCTAATGTTGAGAGCTGGAAGAAACAACTTGGTGTCTGCAAAGAAGAGAGTGACGCGCTCAGGgaaaag ATTGCAGAACTCGAAGCTCAGTGTAACGAAGCCGATCAGGACAAacagaaaaactcccaaatgtcTGTCCGAGTGCAGGAGCTACAGACGGAGCTGCACGAAAAAGAGCAG GAGTTGGAGAACCTGAGGAAGCAGGCAGAGATAATCCCTCAGCTCATGGCGGAGTGCGAGAGCATCACTGCAAAACTGCAG ACTGCCGAGACGAGGAACAAGGAACTGGAGGACAGAATAGAGGGTCTTCAGCTGGACATAGACGACAGTCAACAGAAGCAGGGCAACATGAAGGGCGAGCTGAAGAAGTTCATGGATATGCTGGACGGGAAGATAGACGAGCTGCATGAGTTCAGGCAGGGGCTGTCCAAGCTGGGTGTTGATAACTGA
- the LOC130192700 gene encoding fibronectin type III and SPRY domain-containing protein 2 isoform X2: MADGGGRATRGVSTFQRFSVDTNESLCFEPCEDSLPSPTGAQDGLEDVFKEGETESEIVKIKNRLQGKVTEMENFASHLEEIFLTVEENFGRQEQHLEQHYNDVLQTLSQRYDDRAAGLEEEKKGKLEALYKQLLACGQAMDASKQLIETAQEVYRGQDKRPFLKAVMPAIKRIEEFAKEQVDLTLSTSLEFNTPLADLSDVKTMMDSINVVPAPSAPVINPQMPNSATQTSLRVCWSLFSDDTVEYYELYYRPVLEDTPADSSCAPLVSKVQVKETHCAVTDLMPNAQYELWVTATNTTGISPASEKTLYMTVPSPPVIKQRECTSCPEAALIRWESGNTNPVDSYTVELSEMGTDGTESGIAESVVAVPTCRCLIQLQTGRRYLISVRAVNIGGPSGGSEVITVSTTGTFFHLLEDTAHPCLSISEDGFTMFYGDKELPISAMALDDNNTFTRCVAVLGDLIPVRGRHYWEVEVDDETEFRIGVASEDTERNSYLGANNTSWCMRHILTPARHKYEFLHNGLSPDLRITVNPVRIGVALDYERGTLSFFNVDLEQHLHTFQCHFRNYVHPCFGLDNPGVLTVHNSIEAPEYSLV, translated from the exons ATGGCAGACGGGGGAGGGAGGGCAACCCGAGGAGTTTCCACCTTCCAGAGGTTTTCTGTTGACACCAACGAGTCCCTTTGTTTTGAGCCCTGTGAGGACAGCCTTCCATCTCCCACTGGGGCACAAGATGGACTTGAGGATGTCTTTAAAGAGGGAGAAACTGAG AGTGAGATTGTAAAGATCAAGAATCGTCTGCAAGGGAAGGTCACTGAGATGGAGAACTTTGCAAGTCATCTGGAGGAAATCTTTCTTACTGTGGAG GAGAACTTTGGCCGTCAGGAGCAGCACTTGGAGCAGCACTACAACGACGTGCTGCAGACGTTGTCTCAGCGCTATGACGACAGGGCGGCTGGcctggaagaggagaagaagggcaAGCTGGAGGCCCTGTACAAGCAGCTGCTGGCTTGTGGTCAGGCGATGGACGCCTCCAAGCAGCTCATTGAAACGGCCCAGGAGGTCTACCGCGGCCAGGACAAGAGGCCTTTCCTCAAG GCAGTTATGCCCGCCATCAAAAG AATCGAGGAGTTTGCCAAAGAGCAGGTTGACCTCACGCTGTCGACAAGTCTTGAGTTTAACACGCCACTTGCTGACCTGTCGGATGTCAAAACCATGATGGACTCTATCAACGTTGTGCCAG CGCCGTCTGCCCCGGTAATCAACCCCCAGATGCCCAACTCTGCCACCCAGACGTCCCTGCGTGTGTGCTGGAGCTTGTTCTCCGACGACACGGTGGAGTACTATGAGCTTTACTACAGACCGGTGCTGGAGGACACGCCAGCAGACAGCAGCTGTGCGCCACTCG TGAGCAAGGTACAAGTGAAGGAAACCCACTGCGCCGTGACAGACCTGATGCCGAATGCTCAGTATGAACTGTGGGTGACTGCAACCAACACCACAGGCATCAGCCCAGCAAGCGAGAAGACCTTATACATGACAG TGCCGTCACCTCCAGTGATCAAGCAGAGGGAGTGTACGAGCTGCCCAGAGGCTGCTCTGATCCGCTGGGAGTCGGGCAACACCAACCCGGTGGACTCGTACACTGTGGAGCTCAGTGAGATGGGCACTGATGGCACAGAGAGTGGCATTGCTGA GTCTGTTGTAGCCGTGCCCACCTGTCGGTGTCTGATCCAGCTGCAGACAGGACGCCGTTACCTCATCTCTGTGAGAGCAGTCAACATCGGCGGGCCCAGCGGCGGGAGTGAAGTTATTACTGTGTCCACAACAG GAACATTCTTCCACCTCCTGGAGGACACCGCCCATCCTTGCCTGTCCATCTCTGAAGATGGCTTCACTATGTTTTATGGAGACAAGgagctgccaatcagcgccatGGCCTTAGATGACAACAACACCTTTACCAG GTGTGTTGCTGTGCTGGGGGATCTGATCCCAGTGAGAGGCCGGCACTACTGGGAAGTTGAGGTGGACGATGAGACGGAATTTAGGATTGGAGTTGCGTCCGAGGACACGGAGAGGAACTCGTACCTCGGTGCCAACAACACCTCCTGGTGCATGAGACATATTCTCACTCCAGCCAG GCATAAATATGAGTTTCTGCACAACGGCTTGAGTCCAGACCTGAGGATTACAGTGAACCCAGTGCGGATAGGCGTGGCACTGGACTACGAGAGGGGGACTCTGTCCTTTTTTAATGTGGATCTGGAACAACACCTCCACACCTTCCAATGTCACTTCAGAAATTATGTGCATCCTTGCTTTGGACTGGATAACCCCGGAGTTCTTACTGTACACAACAGCATCGAGGCGCCTGAGTATTCATTAGTCTAA
- the LOC130192700 gene encoding fibronectin type III and SPRY domain-containing protein 2 isoform X3, giving the protein MDLYEIRGGLLDVIAEEAEHQESTMADGGGRATRGVSTFQRFSVDTNESLCFEPCEDSLPSPTGAQDGLEDVFKEGETESEIVKIKNRLQGKVTEMENFASHLEEIFLTVEENFGRQEQHLEQHYNDVLQTLSQRYDDRAAGLEEEKKGKLEALYKQLLACGQAMDASKQLIETAQEVYRGQDKRPFLKAVMPAIKRIEEFAKEQVDLTLSTSLEFNTPLADLSDVKTMMDSINVVPAPSAPVINPQMPNSATQTSLRVCWSLFSDDTVEYYELYYRPVLEDTPADSSCAPLVSKVQVKETHCAVTDLMPNAQYELWVTATNTTGISPASEKTLYMTVPSPPVIKQRECTSCPEAALIRWESGNTNPVDSYTVELSEMGTDGTESGIAESVVAVPTCRCLIQLQTGRRYLISVRAVNIGGPSGGSEVITVSTTGTFFHLLEDTAHPCLSISEDGFTMFYGDKELPISAMALDDNNTFTRHKYEFLHNGLSPDLRITVNPVRIGVALDYERGTLSFFNVDLEQHLHTFQCHFRNYVHPCFGLDNPGVLTVHNSIEAPEYSLV; this is encoded by the exons ATGGACTTGTATGAGATTAGAGGAGGACTTCTGGATGTGATTGCAGAGGAAGCTGAGCACCAGGAGAGCACCATGGCAGACGGGGGAGGGAGGGCAACCCGAGGAGTTTCCACCTTCCAGAGGTTTTCTGTTGACACCAACGAGTCCCTTTGTTTTGAGCCCTGTGAGGACAGCCTTCCATCTCCCACTGGGGCACAAGATGGACTTGAGGATGTCTTTAAAGAGGGAGAAACTGAG AGTGAGATTGTAAAGATCAAGAATCGTCTGCAAGGGAAGGTCACTGAGATGGAGAACTTTGCAAGTCATCTGGAGGAAATCTTTCTTACTGTGGAG GAGAACTTTGGCCGTCAGGAGCAGCACTTGGAGCAGCACTACAACGACGTGCTGCAGACGTTGTCTCAGCGCTATGACGACAGGGCGGCTGGcctggaagaggagaagaagggcaAGCTGGAGGCCCTGTACAAGCAGCTGCTGGCTTGTGGTCAGGCGATGGACGCCTCCAAGCAGCTCATTGAAACGGCCCAGGAGGTCTACCGCGGCCAGGACAAGAGGCCTTTCCTCAAG GCAGTTATGCCCGCCATCAAAAG AATCGAGGAGTTTGCCAAAGAGCAGGTTGACCTCACGCTGTCGACAAGTCTTGAGTTTAACACGCCACTTGCTGACCTGTCGGATGTCAAAACCATGATGGACTCTATCAACGTTGTGCCAG CGCCGTCTGCCCCGGTAATCAACCCCCAGATGCCCAACTCTGCCACCCAGACGTCCCTGCGTGTGTGCTGGAGCTTGTTCTCCGACGACACGGTGGAGTACTATGAGCTTTACTACAGACCGGTGCTGGAGGACACGCCAGCAGACAGCAGCTGTGCGCCACTCG TGAGCAAGGTACAAGTGAAGGAAACCCACTGCGCCGTGACAGACCTGATGCCGAATGCTCAGTATGAACTGTGGGTGACTGCAACCAACACCACAGGCATCAGCCCAGCAAGCGAGAAGACCTTATACATGACAG TGCCGTCACCTCCAGTGATCAAGCAGAGGGAGTGTACGAGCTGCCCAGAGGCTGCTCTGATCCGCTGGGAGTCGGGCAACACCAACCCGGTGGACTCGTACACTGTGGAGCTCAGTGAGATGGGCACTGATGGCACAGAGAGTGGCATTGCTGA GTCTGTTGTAGCCGTGCCCACCTGTCGGTGTCTGATCCAGCTGCAGACAGGACGCCGTTACCTCATCTCTGTGAGAGCAGTCAACATCGGCGGGCCCAGCGGCGGGAGTGAAGTTATTACTGTGTCCACAACAG GAACATTCTTCCACCTCCTGGAGGACACCGCCCATCCTTGCCTGTCCATCTCTGAAGATGGCTTCACTATGTTTTATGGAGACAAGgagctgccaatcagcgccatGGCCTTAGATGACAACAACACCTTTACCAG GCATAAATATGAGTTTCTGCACAACGGCTTGAGTCCAGACCTGAGGATTACAGTGAACCCAGTGCGGATAGGCGTGGCACTGGACTACGAGAGGGGGACTCTGTCCTTTTTTAATGTGGATCTGGAACAACACCTCCACACCTTCCAATGTCACTTCAGAAATTATGTGCATCCTTGCTTTGGACTGGATAACCCCGGAGTTCTTACTGTACACAACAGCATCGAGGCGCCTGAGTATTCATTAGTCTAA
- the LOC130192696 gene encoding WASP homolog-associated protein with actin, membranes and microtubules, translating to MSEVPEGGLRHANGGRCKQSQQLLGGQSETFLFEMNNVEIERVDSLEGWVAVKSNIFEELEAFKLGFIVQWNVIECKFAVTCHNRTLQRQRRKAEEVPGDPQMSWAGLFSVCDLKLVHQQFECVADVLGTCFPDLSQFEDGNIWDLLFLNWRSGPDDAAERDFEAPCRKLEKYLSAAIDICGRKIVLDTLFKQDERDVEEYFENLQEFKRKGMQEEISRAKGLVRQLLQSHSSADRMVALLSVYEEEDEAYQDLVTVATAFFQYLLQPFRDMRELACLYKMEILKSLEFEDLGPKRIAALEKEAEEWRMKADDAVASIQDITVTYFAQTSKALAGMLKQMEDDKCRFGAAAWASAAPRLEKLRFLLAKETLQHMRAAEMCLSRKKDGIRQRLGSLSGRVKSHRTDSRSAPDDDGGEQDTVDQLELKFYETQLELYDTKFEILKNEEQLLVAQIDTVRRQIKELKEEVVYYDVCEEPEELQSMLHTGGKHTDPPAVSQLKRRLQTLETKRGNICVRRAYLRNKKDQCMEANEQKQRPAKQSSILFNQHHQVHMKREMRKEEDQRRKQWVDQQREKTLIRLRSFRERRQGQFILKTPQSWMSPSEVPCPSQPLSIISLGPPEGPPSIRPTPRRSKTPKKQQLKDIPIQIYSAPPPPSSTCPTAPPPPPPPPPPPPPLPPTMPSPLVQASPSSEDTPRPLSEKEDPPFPAKSMLKQNIGTMDEVLASLQRGQIQLRKAPTPRTASPAVGSRSNLMSAIRQGVTLKKMVHVQADGLSSRDSDLERSIKAAMMRIKKVAADSDDDDRGDDDETHSTDWDS from the exons ATGTCCGAGGTCCCTGAAGGCGGCTTACGTCACGCAAATGGCGGACGTTGTAAACAGAGCCAGCAGCTTCTCGGAGGCCAAAGTGAAACGTTTCTTTTCGAGATGAATAACGTGGAGATCGAGCGGGTGGACAGCCTGGAGGGCTGGGTGGCTGTGAAGAGCAACATCTTTGAAGAGCTCGAGGCCTTCAAGCTGGGCTTCATCGTGCAGTGGAACGTCATCGAGTGCAAGTTCGCCGTCACCTGCCACAACAGGACCCTCCAGCGGCAGAGACGCAAAGCCGAAGAGGTCCCCGGGGACCCCCAGATGAGCTGGGCTGGACTCTTCTCCGTGTGCGACCTGAAACTCGTCCACCAGCAGTTTGAATGTGTGGCCGACGTCCTGGGGACCTGCTTTCCGGATCTGTCGCAGTTCGAAGACGGCAACATTTGGGACTTGCTGTTCCTGAACTGGAGGTCCGGACCGGACGACGCCGCCGAGAGGGATTTCGAGGCGCCGTGTCGGAAACTCGAAAAATACTTAAGCGCTGCCATCGACATCTGCGGGCGGAAGATTGTGCTCGACACGTTGTTCAAGCAGGATGAGCGCGACGTCGAGGAGTACTTTGAAAACCTGCAGGAGTTCAAGAGGAAGGGCATGCAGGAGGAGATCTCGAGGGCAAAGGGCCTCGTGCGACAG ctgctgcagagccacagCAGTGCAGACCGAATGGTCGCTCTGCTCAGCGTCtacgaggaagaggacgaggccTACCAGGACCTGGTCACCGTGGCCACCGCCTTCTTCCAGTATCTGCTGCAGCCTTTCAGGGACATGCGAGAACTGGCCTGCCTCTACAAGATGGAGATCCTG AAGTCTTTGGAGTTTGAGGACTTGGGTCCTAAGAGAATTGCAGCTCTGGAAAAGGAGGCTGAGGAGTGGAGAATGAAAGCAGACGACGCAGTCGCCTCAATTCAGGACATCACTGTCACCTACTTCGCACAGACTTCAAAGGCTCTGGCCG GTATGTTGAAACAGATGGAGGACGATAAGTGTCGTTTCGGGGCTGCTGCCTGGGCGTCTGCAGCTCCCAGACTGGAGAAGCTGCGCTTCCTTTTAGCCAAAGAAACGTTGCAGCATATGAGAGCTGCAGAGATGTGCCTCAGCCGCAAGAAGGACGGCATCAGACAAAGG TTGGGTAGCCTGTCTGGCCGAGTCAAGAGCCACAGAACGGATTCCAGGTCGGCTCCCGACGACGACGGCGGCGAGCAGGACACGGTGGACCAGCTGGAGCTGAAATTCTATGAAACCCAACTAGAACTGTACGACACCAAGTTTGAGATCCTGAAAAATGAGGAGCAGCTGCTGGTGGCTCAGATAGACACGGTGCGGCGGCAGATCAAAG AGCTGAAAGAGGAGGTGGTGTACTATGATGTGTGTGAGGAaccggaggagctgcagagcatgCTCCACACAGGTGGTAAGCATACCGACCCGCCGGCTGTCAGTCAGCTCAAAAGACGCCTGCAGACCTTGGAGACCAAGAGAGGCAACATCTGTGTCCGGCGAGCTTATCTCCGCAACAAAAAG GATCAGTGCATGGAGGCCAACGAGCAGAAGCAGCGTCCTGCCAAGCAGAGCTCCATACTCTTCAACCAGCATCATCAGGTCCACATG AAACGAgagatgaggaaggaggaggatcagaGGAGGAAACAGTGGGTGGACCAGCAGCGAGAGAAGACTCTGATCAGATTACGATCCTTCAGAGAG AGGCGACAGGGCCAGTTCATCCTGAAGACTCCTCAGTCCTGGATGTCTCCTTCAGAAGTCCCGTGTCCTTCCCAGCCTCTGTCCATCATCAGCCTCGGCCCCCCCGAAGGACCGCCCTCCATCCGCCCGACACCCAGGCGCAGTAAAACGCCCAAGAAACAGCAGCTGAAAGACATCCCAATCCAAATCTACTCtgcaccaccacctccatcatccACCTGCCCaactgcgcctcctcctccacctccaccacccccacctcccccaccaCTGCCCCCTACCATGCCTTCTCCGCTTGTCCAAGCATCGCCTTCCTCCGAAGACACACCAAGGCCTCTCAGTGAAAAAGAGGACCCTCCTTTTCCAGCCAAGAGCATGCTCAAACAAAATATAG GAACAATGGATGAGGTGCTGGCCTCGTTGCAACGTGGGCAGATTCAGCTTCGGAAGGCCCCCACTCCCAGGACGGCGTCCCCTGCTGTGGGCTCGAGGAGCAATCTGATGTCTGCCATCCGACAGGGAGTCACCCTGAAGAAG ATGGTTCATGTGCAGGCAGACGGGCTGAGCAGCAGAGACAGCGATCTGGAGCGCAGCATCAAAGCCGCCATGATGAGGATCAAGAAGGTGGCAGCGGATTCTGACGACGACGACAGAGGAGATGACGACGAGACGCACAGTACAGACTGGGACagctga
- the LOC130192700 gene encoding fibronectin type III and SPRY domain-containing protein 2 isoform X1, with amino-acid sequence MDLYEIRGGLLDVIAEEAEHQESTMADGGGRATRGVSTFQRFSVDTNESLCFEPCEDSLPSPTGAQDGLEDVFKEGETESEIVKIKNRLQGKVTEMENFASHLEEIFLTVEENFGRQEQHLEQHYNDVLQTLSQRYDDRAAGLEEEKKGKLEALYKQLLACGQAMDASKQLIETAQEVYRGQDKRPFLKAVMPAIKRIEEFAKEQVDLTLSTSLEFNTPLADLSDVKTMMDSINVVPAPSAPVINPQMPNSATQTSLRVCWSLFSDDTVEYYELYYRPVLEDTPADSSCAPLVSKVQVKETHCAVTDLMPNAQYELWVTATNTTGISPASEKTLYMTVPSPPVIKQRECTSCPEAALIRWESGNTNPVDSYTVELSEMGTDGTESGIAESVVAVPTCRCLIQLQTGRRYLISVRAVNIGGPSGGSEVITVSTTGTFFHLLEDTAHPCLSISEDGFTMFYGDKELPISAMALDDNNTFTRCVAVLGDLIPVRGRHYWEVEVDDETEFRIGVASEDTERNSYLGANNTSWCMRHILTPARHKYEFLHNGLSPDLRITVNPVRIGVALDYERGTLSFFNVDLEQHLHTFQCHFRNYVHPCFGLDNPGVLTVHNSIEAPEYSLV; translated from the exons ATGGACTTGTATGAGATTAGAGGAGGACTTCTGGATGTGATTGCAGAGGAAGCTGAGCACCAGGAGAGCACCATGGCAGACGGGGGAGGGAGGGCAACCCGAGGAGTTTCCACCTTCCAGAGGTTTTCTGTTGACACCAACGAGTCCCTTTGTTTTGAGCCCTGTGAGGACAGCCTTCCATCTCCCACTGGGGCACAAGATGGACTTGAGGATGTCTTTAAAGAGGGAGAAACTGAG AGTGAGATTGTAAAGATCAAGAATCGTCTGCAAGGGAAGGTCACTGAGATGGAGAACTTTGCAAGTCATCTGGAGGAAATCTTTCTTACTGTGGAG GAGAACTTTGGCCGTCAGGAGCAGCACTTGGAGCAGCACTACAACGACGTGCTGCAGACGTTGTCTCAGCGCTATGACGACAGGGCGGCTGGcctggaagaggagaagaagggcaAGCTGGAGGCCCTGTACAAGCAGCTGCTGGCTTGTGGTCAGGCGATGGACGCCTCCAAGCAGCTCATTGAAACGGCCCAGGAGGTCTACCGCGGCCAGGACAAGAGGCCTTTCCTCAAG GCAGTTATGCCCGCCATCAAAAG AATCGAGGAGTTTGCCAAAGAGCAGGTTGACCTCACGCTGTCGACAAGTCTTGAGTTTAACACGCCACTTGCTGACCTGTCGGATGTCAAAACCATGATGGACTCTATCAACGTTGTGCCAG CGCCGTCTGCCCCGGTAATCAACCCCCAGATGCCCAACTCTGCCACCCAGACGTCCCTGCGTGTGTGCTGGAGCTTGTTCTCCGACGACACGGTGGAGTACTATGAGCTTTACTACAGACCGGTGCTGGAGGACACGCCAGCAGACAGCAGCTGTGCGCCACTCG TGAGCAAGGTACAAGTGAAGGAAACCCACTGCGCCGTGACAGACCTGATGCCGAATGCTCAGTATGAACTGTGGGTGACTGCAACCAACACCACAGGCATCAGCCCAGCAAGCGAGAAGACCTTATACATGACAG TGCCGTCACCTCCAGTGATCAAGCAGAGGGAGTGTACGAGCTGCCCAGAGGCTGCTCTGATCCGCTGGGAGTCGGGCAACACCAACCCGGTGGACTCGTACACTGTGGAGCTCAGTGAGATGGGCACTGATGGCACAGAGAGTGGCATTGCTGA GTCTGTTGTAGCCGTGCCCACCTGTCGGTGTCTGATCCAGCTGCAGACAGGACGCCGTTACCTCATCTCTGTGAGAGCAGTCAACATCGGCGGGCCCAGCGGCGGGAGTGAAGTTATTACTGTGTCCACAACAG GAACATTCTTCCACCTCCTGGAGGACACCGCCCATCCTTGCCTGTCCATCTCTGAAGATGGCTTCACTATGTTTTATGGAGACAAGgagctgccaatcagcgccatGGCCTTAGATGACAACAACACCTTTACCAG GTGTGTTGCTGTGCTGGGGGATCTGATCCCAGTGAGAGGCCGGCACTACTGGGAAGTTGAGGTGGACGATGAGACGGAATTTAGGATTGGAGTTGCGTCCGAGGACACGGAGAGGAACTCGTACCTCGGTGCCAACAACACCTCCTGGTGCATGAGACATATTCTCACTCCAGCCAG GCATAAATATGAGTTTCTGCACAACGGCTTGAGTCCAGACCTGAGGATTACAGTGAACCCAGTGCGGATAGGCGTGGCACTGGACTACGAGAGGGGGACTCTGTCCTTTTTTAATGTGGATCTGGAACAACACCTCCACACCTTCCAATGTCACTTCAGAAATTATGTGCATCCTTGCTTTGGACTGGATAACCCCGGAGTTCTTACTGTACACAACAGCATCGAGGCGCCTGAGTATTCATTAGTCTAA